The proteins below come from a single Drosophila suzukii chromosome X, CBGP_Dsuzu_IsoJpt1.0, whole genome shotgun sequence genomic window:
- the Tpst gene encoding protein-tyrosine sulfotransferase isoform X1 produces the protein MRLPYRNKKVTLWVLFGIIVITMFLFKFTELRPTCLFKVDASNELSSQMVRVEKYLTDDNQRVYSYNREMPLIFIGGVPRSGTTLMRAMLDAHPDVRCGQETRVIPRILQLRSHWLKSEKESLRLQEAGITKEVMNSAIAQFCLEIIAKHGEPAPRLCNKDPLTLKMGSYVIELFPNAKFLFMVRDGRATVHSIISRKVTITGFDLSSYRQCMQKWNHAIEVMHEQCRDIGKERCMMVYYEQLVLHPEEWMRKILKFLDVPWNDAVLHHEEFINKPNGVPLSKVERSSDQVIKPVNLEAMSKWVGQIPGDVVRDMADIAPMLSVLGYDPYANPPDYGKPDAWVQDNTSKLKANRMLWESKAKEVLQMSSSEDDDSKPVINNSNNNNNKDNNNNQYTINKIIPEEHNRQHVQQQHLQQQHLQQQQQQQQHERREGEIEAEREGETEPDRGQQLLHQKPKDVITIKQLPLAGSKNNNNEDPMADT, from the exons ATGCGACTGCCATACCGAAATAAGAAGGTCACCCTGTGGGTGCTCTTCGGCATCATCGTCATCACCATGTTCCTATTCAAATTCACCGAGCTGCGGCCCACATGCCTCTTCAAGGTGGACGCCTCCAACGAGCTGTCCTCCCAAATGGTTCGCGTTGAG AAATACCTCACAGATGACAATCAACGCGTTTATTCATACAACCGTGAGATGCCATTAATATTCATAGGCGGCGTGCCCAGATCTGGGACGACTTTGATGCGCGCCATGCTGGATGCCCATCCCGATGTGCG CTGCGGGCAGGAAACCCGCGTCATTCCACGCATCCTGCAATTGCGCTCGCACTGGCTGAAGTCCGAGAAGGAGTCGCTCCGCCTGCAGGAGGCCGGCATCACCAAAGAGGTCATGAACAGTGCCATCGCGCAGTTCTGTCTGGAAATCATCGCCAAGCACGGCGAGCCGGCGCCGCGCTTATGCAACAAGGATCCGCTGACGCTGAAAATGGGCTCCTATGTCATCGAGCTATTTCCGAAC GCTAAATTCCTATTCATGGTGCGCGACGGCCGGGCGACAGTTCATTCGATTATATCGCGCAAGGTGACAATCACCGGCTTCGATTTGAGCAGCTACCGGCAGTGCATGCAGAAGTGGAACCACGCCATCGAGGTGATGCACGAGCAGTGCCGGGACATCGGCAAGGAGCGGTGCATGATG GTCTACTATGAACAGCTCGTCCTGCATCCCGAGGAATGGATGCGAAAGATACTGAAATTCCTGGACGTTCCATGGAACGATGCGGTGCTGCACCACGAGGAGTTCATCAATAAGCCGAACGGCGTGCCCCTGTCCAA GGTGGAACGGTCGTCGGACCAGGTCATCAAGCCCGTAAATCTGGAGGCGATGTCCAAGTGGGTCGGCCAGATACCCGGCGATGTGGTGCGCGACATGGCCGACATAGCGCCCATGCTGTCCGTGCTCGGCTACGATCCGTACGCGAATCCGCCGGACTATGGTAAGCCAGATGCATGGGTGCAGGACAACACGTCGAAG CTAAAGGCCAATCGAATGCTGTGGGAGAGTAAGGCCAAGGAAGTGCTGCAGATGTCGTCCAGCGAGGATGACGACTCGAAACCGGTCATCAAcaatagcaacaacaacaacaataaggaTAACAACAATAATCAGTACACAATCAATAAAATTATACCAGAAGAACACAACAGACAGCATgtacagcagcaacatctacagcagcaacatctgcaacagcagcagcaacagcagcaacatgagCGACGCGAGGGGGAGATCGAGGCGGAAAGGGAAGGGGAAACGGAACCGGATCGAGGACAACAATTGTTGCATCAAAAGCCAAAGGATGTCATTACGATAAAGCAGCTGCCATTAGCCGgcagcaagaacaacaacaacgaggACCCCATGGCGGATACATGA
- the Tpst gene encoding protein-tyrosine sulfotransferase isoform X2: protein MRLPYRNKKVTLWVLFGIIVITMFLFKFTELRPTCLFKVDASNELSSQMVRVEKYLTDDNQRVYSYNREMPLIFIGGVPRSGTTLMRAMLDAHPDVRCGQETRVIPRILQLRSHWLKSEKESLRLQEAGITKEVMNSAIAQFCLEIIAKHGEPAPRLCNKDPLTLKMGSYVIELFPNAKFLFMVRDGRATVHSIISRKVTITGFDLSSYRQCMQKWNHAIEVMHEQCRDIGKERCMMVYYEQLVLHPEEWMRKILKFLDVPWNDAVLHHEEFINKPNGVPLSKVERSSDQVIKPVNLEAMSKWVGQIPGDVVRDMADIAPMLSVLGYDPYANPPDYAKGQSNAVGE from the exons ATGCGACTGCCATACCGAAATAAGAAGGTCACCCTGTGGGTGCTCTTCGGCATCATCGTCATCACCATGTTCCTATTCAAATTCACCGAGCTGCGGCCCACATGCCTCTTCAAGGTGGACGCCTCCAACGAGCTGTCCTCCCAAATGGTTCGCGTTGAG AAATACCTCACAGATGACAATCAACGCGTTTATTCATACAACCGTGAGATGCCATTAATATTCATAGGCGGCGTGCCCAGATCTGGGACGACTTTGATGCGCGCCATGCTGGATGCCCATCCCGATGTGCG CTGCGGGCAGGAAACCCGCGTCATTCCACGCATCCTGCAATTGCGCTCGCACTGGCTGAAGTCCGAGAAGGAGTCGCTCCGCCTGCAGGAGGCCGGCATCACCAAAGAGGTCATGAACAGTGCCATCGCGCAGTTCTGTCTGGAAATCATCGCCAAGCACGGCGAGCCGGCGCCGCGCTTATGCAACAAGGATCCGCTGACGCTGAAAATGGGCTCCTATGTCATCGAGCTATTTCCGAAC GCTAAATTCCTATTCATGGTGCGCGACGGCCGGGCGACAGTTCATTCGATTATATCGCGCAAGGTGACAATCACCGGCTTCGATTTGAGCAGCTACCGGCAGTGCATGCAGAAGTGGAACCACGCCATCGAGGTGATGCACGAGCAGTGCCGGGACATCGGCAAGGAGCGGTGCATGATG GTCTACTATGAACAGCTCGTCCTGCATCCCGAGGAATGGATGCGAAAGATACTGAAATTCCTGGACGTTCCATGGAACGATGCGGTGCTGCACCACGAGGAGTTCATCAATAAGCCGAACGGCGTGCCCCTGTCCAA GGTGGAACGGTCGTCGGACCAGGTCATCAAGCCCGTAAATCTGGAGGCGATGTCCAAGTGGGTCGGCCAGATACCCGGCGATGTGGTGCGCGACATGGCCGACATAGCGCCCATGCTGTCCGTGCTCGGCTACGATCCGTACGCGAATCCGCCGGACTATG CTAAAGGCCAATCGAATGCTGTGGGAGAGTAA